DNA sequence from the Phyllopteryx taeniolatus isolate TA_2022b chromosome 14, UOR_Ptae_1.2, whole genome shotgun sequence genome:
TAGCCGattgttatttttaacacaaatatgtttttactatAAGTTTCGGACCTGCTGAAAGAGGACAAGGCGCCACACCTGCATGTGATATTATTAATCAGTCATAATTTACAATACTTACTCTCGGATCTTCTTCTCTGCGCCATCTTGGCCGCCGTCGTACAAACCCTTGGGCAGGTGCTGGATCAGTCCGATGCGCTGGGCGATACGGATCTGCTCCTCCTCCGTCAGCTGGGTGGCCAGACGGGCCTGACTGGGCGTGGGATGGTACATGGGCATGTGGGCCTGCTCCTGTTGGCGCACAGAGACGGCAAACATTTCCCTAACTGGTTTTTGTGGTGGTCAGACGAGTCAAGCTTACGCTTACAGACGAGTGTTGACAATCTTGAAAAGCCAGTCACATGGTGAAAGAGTGATTGCAAACAAAGTGTAACAACATTAAGTACTGTAGTATCCATTCTGGTCCCTTGGCACCCGGAAGTACGTGTGACATCACTGTGAAAAGGCTTTTACGTCTCACCAGTcataataaagttatttttgaaTGATTCAAGTCCGAGTTGGTGTTTTGTTAGTCGCCTCGCTCACCTGGTAGGGGGGAGGTGGTTCAAGGTCTGGATCCGTCCCGTCCCCGACGCTCGCCCTGTCAGACTGGGACTCATGAAGCAGAGAGATGTCGTCCGACGTTGGCGACTTCAGACAGTTGCCCATTTTTTTGGTACCCCCTTTGTTTAGTGCCGTTCCCAAACCGAAGCTCTTTAAATAAACGCTACAACTGACGCCCACGATGGCTTTCTTGTTGTTCTATGGTGAtgtcacacacactaaacaagTATCTTCACTGTGAAGACGGCATGTTTGATGACACTCAGTTTCAGCTCATGTTTACACCAAAGCTCCGCCTCGaatcccaaaaacaaagaactccTGCTAACAGCTAGCCAGCTCGAGTCGTCCAGCAGCTGGGCGACTTCCTCATTTCCTCGCTCGTACGGAatgttgtacaaaaaaaaaatatccacgaCAAAAGCGGTGCCCACACTTCAACTAAACCGTCTCGAACTCCGACATAAGCGCCATTTTCGTGGTTTATCCGCCACGAGTAACATTTAAACAGTTTCCAAGCTATCCTGTCTCGCCAGCAGCTTCTTAATCTTTACACCGACATGTTGAGTGTCGTTTGGTTATGACGTCATGAGAAAACTCTTTGAGCCCATTGGCTCGTTTCATTACATCCAAAACAATATCAAAGTCCCGCCCCTTATTCCAATTACACCAGAATGGAAATGAGTGACACGTCCTTTTATGCCCAAAAAGGCATAAACTCGCATTTACGAATGTAGATTACGCGTCGTTCTGATTTCTGATCACGttgtttattattaatcataacagatttttttttcatgagctACGTTTGCATCTCGTGACGCGTGCATTGTAGTCGGGaatagtttgtctttgaagaccattacaatattACTTAATATTTACCCTGTTTTAGCTCCACCATAAACTTTTAACTTGATTTAGAGAAATCGCTGGTGTTAGAGTCACATTTATAAAAACGAATGTTTTGAATGAGTTGTTCAGTTGTGCAGAGCTCAATAAATGCACACTCAATAACAGTGTGGAGTTGGGacacatttatttgtatatacagCTATTATACACTTAcaaattttgtttgtattttctttccagGAACTCATGAAGCaaatcttttttggggggtggggttcGTGATTGTCAGCCTTTTTacgattgatttattttctccTAAACGTTACAAAGAGCCTCTGTACATTATTAGTAAGTAGTAGAGAAACGTGTAGTGATGTGTCTCTACAGTCACTGTCTGCACTGGTTTCTATTTTGAATATTCACAAGGTAAAAAATGATCAACTGATATAAAGTGTCGATGGTGTTCCTGATAGATTACATTGCTCCCATCTGTAAAGGGTGTCTGTCGACTGGCAAAAACATTAAACAGGAATGATATAGAAGAAAGATTTTAAAGGTTAATTTAGCTGGTTGAAATGACAAAGAAGCATGTTTTCTATTATTCTACAGGTGCATTCTTATCTCACAAGTTATGAAttagatgaaaagaaaaaaatgacaccccCCATGCAGATCCATTcatagtgtatttaaaaaatataaataaataaaatccagcACTTCTGTTGTTCGGTGATCCATACATGGAAAAGTTGTTagtttctttgtgtggatgCTGTGATGGTCACAATG
Encoded proteins:
- the LOC133489179 gene encoding RING finger protein 11-like, with product MGNCLKSPTSDDISLLHESQSDRASVGDGTDPDLEPPPPYQEQAHMPMYHPTPSQARLATQLTEEEQIRIAQRIGLIQHLPKGLYDGGQDGAEKKIRECVICMLDFVYGDPVRFLPCMHIYHMDCIDDWLMRSFTCPSCMEPVDAALLSTYETN